The DNA sequence TTTAATGCCcatatttcacatatttttcatcccctaCCAAAACCCCCAATTCCCCACAGGCCTCCAGGCTTGCTTGAGGGATTAGGTGGGGGGGTTGGGGACTAATGGGGGGGTAGACTTCTTATCAagaaatatttcaaataaaattCTTCAAAACTTGTTTGTTTTAGCCAAAACTGACACCTCCAGGTAATTAGTTTATTTGCCTATTGCTtattttgaaaaagaaaaatttgattGTCTCATCATTGGGAAAATTTTCAGTAAGGTTTAACTGTTATTTCAAGATGAAACTATTTTCATGATAgatttctttatgtttttaattaattatttgcCATTGTTTTGTGTCAAACCTACATAAACAGTAACTGTATAATTTACAGCAAAGGAAACTAAGGAAGGAGTTTAGCTAAAGTTGTACTCGTACATATAACAACTGTCATTAAAGATAATTGTTTCTTCCTGCAGACAGAGCGTGCCAAGATTCGAGTGGAACACATTATTCGTGAGGACTACTTAGTGGAGGCCATGGAGGTCACAGAGATGTATTGTGACCTCTTGCTGGCTCGATATGGTCTTATCCAGCAAATGAAGTGAGTCTGAATCTGTTTAGGTTTCATTTCATGAGAGGGCATTTGTGAAGTGTTTATTGGTCAGATTTTATACAGGTTGACATTAGAAAAATCTGGCCATCAATAATCTGGTTCCTTCAGATTTCTGGTATGGATTTTGGAGTGCATTTACAAATTTACTGTGTTGGTGTGCCACTGTTTTCTGGaggtgctgtttatgtattgatGGCACTATACTCCAGAATCAGATGTTGGGTTTTGCTTTCACCTGCTAACAGGCATTCCTGCTCATTCCTCCTCACTTTATCATTTATTTGCTGCTATATAGCCCCATTATGGATTCATTAAAGAAAAGAGGTTGCATAAAACTTAAACATCATGCATTGTCAATCACAGAGAAAGTGGAAGTGCTAAAAAACTTGATACTGGCATGTCTGTGCAAACTGTGAAACATACAGCATTGTCTCTTCAGCAGTGTATGATATTAAAAAATTTTCTGTTAAATATATACAGCATATATAACCATAACAAAATCTGGCACTTCAAAAAATCCGGCAGTCCTCAGGTCCGGAGGTTGCTAGATTTTTTAATGTCAACTTGTACATAAACAAACTGAACATTGACCAAactcatagaaaaaaataataataataataataaaaaagtgtcCATGCAGATGGAAAAGATGAGAATTTGGAAAAATGTAGAGAATTTGATCCATATGTACACCCTGCTGCCCTCACTCCAGAGACTTGCTTGAAGCATACAGCCATTGGAAATTATCCCTATAATCTCTATACATAATCTTgattttcagtagttttctgtTACATGAATTATCACTAAGGCAGAATTTAATGATATTCTGAGACTGAGGTATACAGAAATAATGGATGGCAATTTGTGGAGTTTGCTTTCATGTGTGATATGGTTTGTAACAGAGACTTGGATGAGGGACTGGCAGAGGCTGTCTCATCTCTCATCTGGGCTGCTCCAAGGCTTCAGACAGATGTGGCTGAGCTGAAGGTTATTGCTGACCAACTAACTCTCAAGTTTGGCAAACCTTATGGCCAGGTGAGTTGTGTGAATAGTAGTTTTGGCTTTTAATtgtgtacatacatgtatatAGGAAAGACAGCTGGGCAGCTAAGATTGTGTTGCTAGAAAGGCCTTTAGTTGATGAGTTTATGATGAAACCAGTCTGTAACAACTGATGGTCAATGGCATTTATTGCCATTATCCTGAAGTTATTTCACCACCTTTTACACCAAATACAATCTGTCTTTTTACTTCATTCATGTTATTGGGTTGTTCCTGCTTGTGGTTATTCATAACATAATTCACTGATACTTAGATAACAGTCAGTCAGCAAGAAGACTTAGTGGGATGTGCCTGTAACCTCCTAAAACCCCTCAAGTTAGACTACTACATTGTTCATCAGGCTTTTTACACTCACAGAATTTCGGAATTATTTTATACACTGAATAAGTgggataaataaatattttttgcttCCATTCCAGCCAATGAGTCACTGATTTAAGGGAAGTTCTCTTTTTCCAAACCATTGAATGAAAGGATAAGGAAGtgctttactcttttttttttttttcttcttcttcttcttcttcttcttcttcttcttcttcttcttcttcttcttcttcttgtttggAAAGAAAGTATTACATTGCAAATTGATGTATAGTTTAGAAGCAATCCTTAATCCAAGATACCATTCATTGAGTGTTCCTTGTACATGTTTACAGGCATGTCGTGAACAGCAGGTGACCACCATCAGTGAGCGACTCATCCACAAGCTGAGTGTGCAGGCGCCGCCAAAAGTGCTGGTGGAAAAGTACCTGATAGAGATTGCCAAAAACTACAATGTGGAGTATGAACCTGACCCTCAAgtgagttactttttttttttttttttttcccctccacacATGCATGTGCAAGCACACTCACTTACTTTAAATAAAGCTACATAAAATTATCTATAGGTCTCTGAAACCTATTGAACCAGATGTGGATGAACCTTCAGAGCCTATCCAGGATGCATTGCATCCTTGATTGCTTTCAATTTGGCCTTCTTCAaccattctttcttgtttcaaAGACATCTCTCTTACATGTGATGCTCTCTTCACACATTCCCATCCCATCTGTGTTGTTTCCCTCAACCCTGCATTTCTCAATACATCCATTCCATTATCTTTTTCAGaacttgttcttcttttattttctcaacaTGCCCAGACTATTGTAACTTTCCCTGTTCTGCATGATCAGTTTTCAGTACCAGaagaattacaaaataaaatggCTACAATAATAGGATCAATAGGGGATCTATGATAACCATAGAGTTATTTTAGTGATGTGTATTGAGGGCCTTCAGGTGCTGCTGCTTGAATGGCATCACTTGATAGATCAGACTTGATATTCTCCTGCACAGGTGATGCGGGAAGATGAGTGGGGCAAGGACCCTCTCATCAGTCTGGATGAAAAGAACAACCTTGGCAATgatggagcaggaggtggaggtggagggggtggagtgAACATTCCCCCTGCAGCAGGGTTCATAGGCTACCCTCCTCAGCCCATGCCCCAGCAGCCCTTTGCTTACCCTGCATCGGTAAGGGAATGtcgtgtttgtgttggtgtgggCATACATTTGTGTCACTATATTTCCTGAGGCTAGACTCTTTACCATCaaattttcatcattcttataTATTACTGATTTCCGTAGTGCATTTGCACATGCTAAAAGAATTGTCAGTTGACCAAATATGGTTTATGGTAATGAATTGATTAATTAAAACTGTCATGTTTtagaggtgaagaggaagttTGGCATCAGGAGACTAAATGTTGAGAACCTCATTGTGCCCATAGCAGTAgttgttatggtgatggtgcttgCTTGCTGCTTGGTGTTGCATGCAGGTGTGTCTGCTTCTCTTAACACTGGATtacttttcagcatttttcatCTTTGGCTTTGTGATAATTTTAAATACTTCTTGTCATCCTGTGGAACCAGTGACAATAGTCTGTATGGCATGGTGTGTGATCACCCTGCTGGAGCATGCTTGGCCACTTTTACTTATTGTCAGCAAGAAAGCAGCTGTGGACTTGAAGCCCCAGAGAAAGGTGCGAAGGCAAGGCTCTCTTCTTTGCTCACAGCTTTTTGTGTCTTGGCTTTTCTGCTTTTACCTGCACTAAAAGTGCTGTGGTTGGTTAACTGAAAttcaaggaaaatatatattcattaaaGTCAAATACCTAGAGATTACTCATTGATATTGCATGACAACCATGATTAGTAGATAAATTAGAATGTAAGATTGCCCAGAAACAAGGCAAGTGCCTGCACCAAAGTTGGTAATATTAATGCACTGCTCTGGCAGGTGCTGTTTCCAACCCAAATGCCTCATGAGGCTCCAGCGTTGCCTGCCAAACAACCACTGCCAGAACCACAGTCATCTTGGGAATCTCCCCTGTCTCCTGCCTCAGCTCTGCAGCCCTCTTGTGAAGGCTCAAGAGTGTTGGTTGGAGTAAGGGTGCCTTCTATCCTGCTCACCAACCCACAGTCCCTAACCAACTGCTTTGAAGAGTTCAAGGAGGTTGTGGCATGTCATAACCCAGATATTATTGTAGTCAGTGAAACGTGGTTTAGTGAAACACGTCCAGCTGTGCAGCACAACCTTGCTGGCTACAAGCTGTTTCATGATGATCGGGTGGGACGGGGGGGTGGAGTAGCTGTGTATGCACGGGAGAGCCTCAACCCACAGGAGGTGCATCTGAAGGCACCCCCTGAgctggagtgtgtgtgggtggcagTGGATGGGGGAATGGTGGTGTGTGGCCTGTATCATGCTCCCCGTGCCCCTACTGGACCTGCCCTCATGGACCAAATTGTCAATTCTGTGGTAGACATCCGAAGTCGCAGCCCGTCGATGATGTTTGCTGTGGCTGGAGACTTCAATAACTTGCCACATAATCGTCTGTGTGCCTGCTTGAATCTGACCAACCTAGTGCAGGAGCCAACACACCTCAACTCCACCATTGATCTAGTTCTTACAGACACTGCAGAGGCTTTTGACCAACCAAGGCTGCTGCCACCCATTGGCCGCAGCCAGCACAGCTGTGTGCTGGTGACTCCTAAAACCCACCAGGTGTGCTAGGTGGTATATGCATACTTCCTGTATGTTTGAATATTTCTAATGCATGTGGTTCCCTCATGAACATTCTCCCTTGCGTCAAGGACTAGTGACTTGCTGTCCCTTGGGGGGACTGAAATATTATAGGTGATCTGATACTAGTGCATTCATtcaaataattaaacaaaattaaCTCATGGAAAAGCATTTTTAAGTGCAGTAGGGAAACTGCTGGGCATAAAAAATAATGTTGATAAGTCTAAAATTCTTTATATTGCAGAAAGCAGATGCAGAACTCAGATAAAGTAACTTTGTTGATGATTATTTCCTTTCTGTGATTGGTTCACTTGAAGATTAACAAGAATTTACAATTTCAGCCATAGCAAACTAATACTGATTATATTTATATGATATGAAAATGAAGAACCTACTTTGTTTTAACAGAAATAAGCcacattcattataaaaataTATCACTAAatttgataaaataataaattactAGCAAACAGCATAGGCAGATTACAGGCATGgatggagtccccatctggggaggggaccataaatatccccaggtcggactgcctttctgtcgatggccctaagtgtcttgacacccccctcaactttttcttcattaacttctgcaacattcgtggtctaagatctaattttcaatctgtagaacaccacctctcctcttctaaacctaatcttcttttcctcactgaaactcaggtgtctgaggcaactgacattagccccttttctgttccctcctactttctctgtccttattttcgatccaaagctggatgctgcgtttatgtgcgcaatgacttaacctgctctcgtgctcacgctcttgaatcttccgagttttccaccatctggctacg is a window from the Scylla paramamosain isolate STU-SP2022 chromosome 11, ASM3559412v1, whole genome shotgun sequence genome containing:
- the LOC135105006 gene encoding IST1 homolog isoform X2, which encodes MIETDREVGLSLRSESLGASREGVSSPVCIVFPTITFGFESRRRVAPLSTMFSSGPNYTKLKTNLRLSINRLKLLEKKKTELAQKARKEIADYLSTGKTERAKIRVEHIIREDYLVEAMEVTEMYCDLLLARYGLIQQMKDLDEGLAEAVSSLIWAAPRLQTDVAELKVIADQLTLKFGKPYGQACREQQVTTISERLIHKLSVQAPPKVLVEKYLIEIAKNYNVEYEPDPQVMREDEWGKDPLISLDEKNNLGNDGAGGGGGGGGVNIPPAAGFIGYPPQPMPQQPFAYPASVLFPTQMPHEAPALPAKQPLPEPQSSWESPLSPASALQPSCEGSRVLVGVRVPSILLTNPQSLTNCFEEFKEVVACHNPDIIVVSETWFSETRPAVQHNLAGYKLFHDDRVGRGGGVAVYARESLNPQEVHLKAPPELECVWVAVDGGMVVCGLYHAPRAPTGPALMDQIVNSVVDIRSRSPSMMFAVAGDFNNLPHNRLCACLNLTNLVQEPTHLNSTIDLVLTDTAEAFDQPRLLPPIGRSQHSCVLVTPKTHQGAGVMDLNLPNVPGQPVHPQPGMAAGGFNIPPCGPPPPADASADVLPEKISNNMQDGEQPKPAPRSKFGEGGSDFTMPDLPSVPDLPGTATLPDPQENKDDIDFDDLTKRFEDLKKKK
- the LOC135105006 gene encoding uncharacterized protein LOC135105006 isoform X1, with amino-acid sequence MIETDREVGLSLRSESLGASREGVSSPVCIVFPTITFGFESRRRVAPLSTMFSSGPNYTKLKTNLRLSINRLKLLEKKKTELAQKARKEIADYLSTGKTERAKIRVEHIIREDYLVEAMEVTEMYCDLLLARYGLIQQMKDLDEGLAEAVSSLIWAAPRLQTDVAELKVIADQLTLKFGKPYGQACREQQVTTISERLIHKLSVQAPPKVLVEKYLIEIAKNYNVEYEPDPQVMREDEWGKDPLISLDEKNNLGNDGAGGGGGGGGVNIPPAAGFIGYPPQPMPQQPFAYPASVLFPTQMPHEAPALPAKQPLPEPQSSWESPLSPASALQPSCEGSRVLVGVRVPSILLTNPQSLTNCFEEFKEVVACHNPDIIVVSETWFSETRPAVQHNLAGYKLFHDDRVGRGGGVAVYARESLNPQEVHLKAPPELECVWVAVDGGMVVCGLYHAPRAPTGPALMDQIVNSVVDIRSRSPSMMFAVAGDFNNLPHNRLCACLNLTNLVQEPTHLNSTIDLVLTDTAEAFDQPRLLPPIGRSQHSCVLVTPKTHQGAGVMDLNLPNVPGQPVHPQPGMAAGGFNIPPCGPPPPADASADVLPEKISNNMQDFSGTGQWNDPMGMKNSPPPYSSIPPMGHTSNTIPTPNAPYPSMPYAGGQQGPRPQFPPDVLTGGENLKDGEQPKPAPRSKFGEGGSDFTMPDLPSVPDLPGTATLPDPQENKDDIDFDDLTKRFEDLKKKK